The genomic segment CCCCCTACCTACAAGTGAGAGAAAGCTTCAGCGGACTGTAGTACCAGCGCAGTCCCATGAAATTTGGCGAAAACCCAATGTCCCGACAGTCGGAGTTTGGTTTCTGGCAGGCAGCAGCAGGCAGAAACTCCGCAAAGGTATGAAGATGAAGAATATGTGTAGGAAGTGTCTGGGATGACGAAAGGTTGTGGCGTAAGCAAAGCGCTACCTGTTCAATTGATCAATCTACTGGAAGTTACCGCAAACGAATTATCTGTCGATAGTAAGCTAACCATATTGATAATGCCCCTGTTGTCAGCCACGCTGAAGTAGAAAAAATGAAATGCGAATGGCCAAGTTTCGATGGCATGGTGATGTGTGAAGATGCACGGCCCGTAAATATCGTAAAACAGTTGCCCGGCGCTAAAAAGTGGGACGACATTGACAAACGATGAGAACAACGCCCAGCGCCGTAAACAAGGTACGctaacccccttttggccctTTACGACGCGGACTCTCATTGGCTGCGGACTAGCTTGACTGGAAGACACACTTGGATACGCTTATTGCTGTAGGTTTGATCTTCGCAATCAGAACGGCCTCGTTGGTTGATAGGGACCCAGCAAGAATTGATCCGCGTATTCGGTATCCCAGCGGTCCGTTAGAAACGGGAGCCGGGAGGTTTGTTTTTTGTGACCCAAATGCCAAAATGCCAGCCGACATCGTCCTAAGTTCATCCAATGTTCAACATGGTCACAGTACCACGAAGTCTTCTGACCCTTCTGCCGTGGTGTCCACCCGTTTTGATTTGTAGCAAGAGAGCAAGCCTTGGCTCCGTCACCTGAACATGTCAGAAAATGCAAGCAGCCAGGCTGCCTAGACACTTCCATTTCCCCCAAACAGGACCTCACAAACAGGTACCTCAATTAGACTCGTAGGATGTTGGTGGTAGGGCAGACGATGGCTCGTGCTACAGCTCCCACCATTCCTAAGCGGGATGATTATCCATCCGAAGTGGGCCTATGCTGACCCACCTACCGTCCGTTGAACTTGGAGTCCCCCGGCTGGTACCCCTACGTGCCGTAATACTAGTCGGGTCAAGGTTGCTTTGAGGGCGCTGCTGCACGTCTCGTAAAAGTCCACGCCTGGATAGAAGGCCATTTTTTACGACAAGATGTAATAGACTAGGAATCCGCTTCTTTTTGGGGTTCGACGTCAAGTCGTCCCCTCTTGAGGCTTCCATCACTCCCTTTTGGCTACATGTATTCTCTCTCGAGTACAGATGTATAAACACGTTTAGGACCAACCCGGTCTGCTCGACTCCTACCCTTTCCTCTTCATGTTCATGAGACACGAAAAACATTTTGGTTGGGTTCTTTACATCTTCTTTCCCATTGCCGAGCCGAACCATCATTGGATGCAGGCTTCTTTCATCATTTCATCTCTCCGACGACCGACTAACTATGTCTTCTTGAGTCCGATTCTCGAAAAACAAACGCTTCAGCATGCATAACATCGAGACGGGTACGGTGCCGTCAGACGCCCTGCCTCCAGTGGCAACAGGCGTCCTCGACGACAAAAAGGATGCGGTACATTCAACTTCAAGCAAGGACGATGCGCCTACTCCCGAAACCAAGATCAAGCCCGAACGGGAACCTACTTTCAAGGACTACCTGCGCGTGTTCACGTACGCCACGAAATGGGACATTTTCGCCTACTTTGCGGCTGGCATCGCCTCCATCGCCGCCGGTACCACGTTGCCATTGATGAACAGTAAGGAAATACAACCTTGTTCGTAATGACTGACCATCTGACTTACATGCGCAGTCATCTTCGGCCAACTCGTCAACCAGTTCAACGGGTTCACTTCAGGAGACGGCTCAGTATCTCCAGACGATTTCAAGAGGATTGCCGACAAACAGGCCCTTTACCTCTTCATCCTCTTTCTGGCTCGCTTCGCCCTCAACTATGTCAACAAGTTCGCGTTTAGGATGATTGGCATTCGGCTGTCTTCTGCAATTCGTTTGCACTATCTCCAACGCCTTTTCGGCCAGACTATCCACGTACTCGATTCGATGCCAGCTGGAGCCGCTGCCGGCACCATCACATCGACCGCGAATACGCTCCAGATTGGTATCTCGGAAAAGCTCGGCGTCTTCCTCGAGTTCAATGGCACAATTTGGACTGCCATCATTGTGGCTTTCACTTACAATTGGTCCTTGACGCTTGTGACGGCGTCGGTGATTCTCTTCATCCTCCTGGTCTTGGGTGTTCTGTTGCCTTTTATCATCGAGGGCCACAGTCAAGTGACCCGGGCGGAAGGCAAAGCTTCTGCTGTTGCTAGCGAGGCGTTCTCAAGCATTCGTATGGTTGCTGCCTGTGGTGCTGAAGACCGCATCGCTGCTCGGTATGCTCGCTGGGTCAATGTTGCTCGTCAGAGGGGCCAAGCTACGGCGCCTTTGATGGCTCTCCAGTTCGGCATGATTGTAAGTTCACACTCTCTTCCTTAGTCTGGAATGGCAATTTGTTCTAATCCACCGTAGTTCTTCGCTCTCTTCGGTACTTTCGGACTGGCATTCTGGTACGGCACACACTCATGGGTTGACGGGAGAGTTGACAATGTCGGCGAAGTCATCATGTAAGAAACGCTGAGCCACAAGGACCCTTGAATCACGACCTAACCTACGAGATAGTGTCCTCATGTCAGTCATGCTTACTGTCATGTCCCTCGAGCGTATCAGCACTCCTTTGCTCGCCATCAGCAAGGCAATGGTCGCGGCATGCGAATTCTTGACTGTCATTGACGCTCCTCGTCCAAAGACGGGAGAGCTGAAGGAGCCTGAAGTATCCGCCAACCAGAACATCGAATTTAAGGGAGTCACCTTTGCGTATCCCAGCCGGCCCCACGTCAAAGTTCTTGACGATCTGGACCTGACTATCGAGGCGGGCAAGGTCACGGCTATTGTTGGCCCCTCGGGATCCGGCAAGAGCACAATTGTAGGCCTGATTGAAAGATGGTATACCCTGCAAGACCAGTACATCATCGCCAAGACGATCGAGAAGGACAAGGTGAAGGACGCccagaagaaaaagaagaagaaaagcaaGAAGAACGGAGCGGATGAGTCTGACGATGAGGAAAAGCCAGAGCCCGAGGAAACCGGACCCTCCGTAGAGCTCAAAGGCTCCGTTTCTACTTCTGGCCATGCCCTCGACGACATCGATCTTAAATGGTGGCGATCACAAATTGGTCTTGTTCAACAAGAGCCTTTCCTTTTCAACGATACGATTTTCAAGAATGTTGCCTACGGATTGATTGGCTCACAGTGGGAAGACGAATCCGAGGATAAGAAGAGAGCTCTTGTCAAGGAAGCTTGCCAAGAATCATTCGCCGACGAATTCATCGATCGCCTGCCGGACGTAAGTACATCGCCTTGCCTTGCTTCTGCGAACGCATACTAATCGTGAGCCTCTAGGGTTATGACACTTTTGTCGGCGACAGTGGCGCAAAGCTTTCTGGCGGACAGCGTCAGCGCATTGCCATTGCCCGAAGCATTGTCAGAAAGCCAAAGATCGTGATCCTGGACGAAGCCACCAGCGCCATTGATGTTCGCGGCGAGAGAATCGTTCAAGCTGCTCTCGACAAGGTCTCCCAGAACCGCACGACAATCACTATTTCCCATCGACTTTCTACCATCAAGAAGGCCGATCGAATTATTGTTCTGAAGAAGGGCAAGGTTGTTGAACAAGGCACCCACGAGAGCCTCCTAGAGGATGATGAGGGTGTTTACTACGGGCTGGTCCATGCCCAGCAACTATCCCTCGGAGACCAAACGGAAGCCAGCGATGACGATAACCCGAAGGAGGAAGACCTCGGCGAGTATCTTGGCCGGGAGAAGAGCGCTGCAATGTCCGAGGCCAGTGGTACACGCCAAAAGTCCGAGGCTGTGAATCGCAACCTTTTCCAAAGTTTCGGTCGGTTGCTGTACGAGCAGCGGAGCCGTTGGTATCTCTGCATCCTCACCGTCGTCTTCGCGGCGTGTGCTGCGGCTGGAACCCCATTGCAGGCATACCTCTTTGCCAAAGTCATCGTAGTGTTCAACCCCCTGAACTCACCTGACAAGATCCGAAGCGACAGCAACTTCTGGTCTCTCATGTGGGCGGTGCTTGCTATCGGTATTGGTCTGTCGTACTTTTTCATGGGATTTGTGGCAACACATCTGGCGGCTATTATCTGCGCAGTCTACAGGCAGCAGTATTTCGAGGCTATTCTATTCCAGAAGACCTCGTTCTACGATGAAGAAGAGAACGCTCACGGCAGTCTTACAGCTCGTGTGGCTGGAGATCCTAAGCAGTTGGAGGAGCTCCTGGGTCTCAATATGGCCATGGTCTACACGGCAATCTTCAACGTCATTGGTGCCATCTCTATTGCGTTTGCTTTCGGTTGGAAACTGGCACTGGTCGCTCTCTGCGTCACGATGCCTATTGGTCTCATATCGGGATACCTCCGCTTCAAGTACGAGATCGAGTTCGACAAGATGAACGCCGCAGTCTTTGCCGAGAGCTCCAAATTCGCCGCCGAGTCCATTGGGGCTTTCAGAACAGTCTCGGCCTTGACACTAGAGGACATGACTTGCTTACGGTATGAAAACCTGCTCAAGGGCCACGTCAGCCATGCCTTCAAGAAAGCTCGGTGGACGAGTGCAGTATTTGGTTTCTCAGACTCGGTTTCCATGGCTTGTCAGGCTCTCATCTTCTGGTACGGTAGTCGACTCCTGGCGTCCGGAGAGTACCAAGCTCAGGGTTTCTTCGTCTGCTTCATGGCCGTGATCCAAGGCGCGGAAGCCGCCGGACAGGGTCTCAGCTTCGGTCCCAATGCAGCCCAGGTCACGGGCGCCTCGAACCGCATCATCAACATGCGCGAGTCCCGGAACCAGGACCTCATCCCCGCGACTGAGAGGATTCCCGACTCGGAGGGCGGTGTCCAGATCGAGCTGCGCGACGTGCACTTCAAGTACCCGACCCGCGACGTGTCCGTCTTCAAGGGCCTCAACCTGACCATTGAAAAGGGCCAGTTTGCCGCCCTCGTAGGCGCCTCCGGCTGCGGCAAGACGAGCATCGTCTCCCTCATGGAACGCTTCTACGACGTGCAAAAGGGCGCCATTCTCTGCAACGGCAAAAACATCAACGACATCAACGTCTACGAGTACCGCAAGCAGCTCTCCCTGGTCGCCCAGGAGGCCACGCTCTTCCAGGGCACCCTCCGGGAGAACATCCTCTTGGGAGTTGAGGATGACACCGTGACGGACGAGCAGCTGCACCAGGTCTGCCGCGACGCCTCGATCCACGAATTCATCGCGTCCCTGCCCGAGGGGTACAACACCGACATCGGCAGCAAGGGCGTCTCCCTGTCGGGTGGACAGAAGCAGCGCGTGGCGATTGCGCGCGCCCTCATCAGGAACCCCAATATTCTCCTGCTCGACGAGGCGACGAGTTCCCTCGACTCCGAGTCGGAGAAGCTGGTCCAGGCCGCCTTTGAGAGGGCAGGAAAGGGGCGGACCATGGTTGTCGTCGCGCATCGTCTCGCGACGGTGCAGAATGCCGACGTCATTTTTGTTCTGGGTGAAGGCAAGTTGTTGGAGAAGGGCAGCCATAATGAACTGTTGAAGAAGAAGGGTGTGTATTGGCACATGGTAGGTTCCACCACCCCCAAGCAACAGAGAGACAGAAGATTTACTGACTTATTTTTCGTAGTGTCACAGCCAAGCACTCGATAGATAGATCGTTGGTAGATATATGGCTCCTCGATGTGCAGAACGGAGGAGTATGAGTGTTACATGATAGGTAGAATAGCTTTGAAAGCTAGAAGGATGGAGTTTTTCTCTTCTCTGCAGAGCATGATGTACATTACTAGAGAACTACACTCCAAGATTCGTAATACATGGAACCCAACATGCGTTGTCTTCCCACCTGACGGCATCAGCACATGCTCGGTGTCATCTCCCTAATAGATGACTATCATGAATATTGTACGTGTGATCCGGTGGTGCCTGATGCTTCACAGGAGAAATAGACTCGGATATTTCCTCAATGGTGGAGCGGCATCTGTCTGCAATAAAACATTCTCTAGGGCCATCAATGATTACGGCAATGCCGAATAGTGTGATGATTCGTGTGGCTTTTCAGGAGCTAACCACGCTTTGGTGAGTTAGTCTCAGGACCTCCTTTCTATTCGGAGCCCTAAGCTCTCCACGATGTCCAACGGCACGATGAGCCTGCTATACTGCAAAGAATACCTTGTATCAAAATGCCTCTCTATTCACAGACgcagtagagcgtctcgatGCAAAATCCCCAAGGCCCTCaaactctctctctcacttgGAAGAAGAAGGCTTCACATCCCCCATGCCAACCCCGTAATCCTCCTTCAACACCTCCCCGCCAACCTCAAGCGGCTCCGCCTCCTGCAGCACGTACAACATGCGCCCCCACTCCGTCTCGCTCACGTTCTTCCACGCGTGCATCGTGCCCCTCTGCACGCTCACGTCCCCCCTCCGCATCCTCCTCGTCTCGCCCGAGTCCAGCACCAGGTCGATCTCGCCCTCGAGCACCACCCCGTAGTCGAGGCTGACGGTCCGGTGCATGGGGCTCAGCGACCCGGGCGCCATGTCGACGATGCGCACGACGCTGCCGCCGGGGATCACGATGCCGGGCGGGTCCGACAGGCGCCGGGCGTAGGCGGTCACGTCTGCGTTCTGGGCGAGGGGGACGGGGGTCTGCTCTGTGGTGTAGCCGAGGTAGAACttggcgccgccgccgacggtCTGTTGCGGGATTTCGGGGGCGATGGTGGTGTTGAAGATTGCCTTGCCCGTGGAGGGGTCGTGGTCTGTTATGAAGCGGTGGGGGCGGCGGAGGTCGGTGGGCGAGGCGTGGGAGGCCATTGTTGCGGGATGTATGTGCTGTTGTTTGTCTTGTTCAGTGTGGTTTTGTACGAGGTTGATGACGGATGGGAGGTTGCGGTGTCCAGCTGTTTATGTGTGATGTAGGTGCAGTTACTACGTTTGTTGAAAGACGTCAAAAGTATAAATAGTCCATGCCGAAGTCGAGGGGAGAGCCGTGTGACGAAGAAAGTTGAGACGAGCAAGCTTTCAAGAAGGAGGATGGGCGGTCTTCTACTCCCCTCGAAATAAAAGCAACCCATTGAGCTTACAAATGAACAGCTGCAAAGTAGACTTCTGTAACATCCCGTTGATCATTCCCTTTCCCCCGCGCCATCCCACCCCCTCTCCCCCCTCCTCGACCACCATGTTTGAAAGTAGTTGCCGTGTCGGCATTCCGGCGTCGTACGGGCTTTGAGCTTCGCCAGCTTCTCGCACCCATCTGCCATGCCGGAGCGAGTGGGCGGAAAGTGGAGGTGGGGCCGGGACGTCGAGAGGAGGTGGGTTGTGCGGGGACGGGTGTGGGAGGGCGGACAGCTACGGCGGACGCTATGAAACTGTAATCTCTTCACACGTGTCGGGTCTTGTACGGCTGTGCATCTGAGGTAAAAACAAGGCCACCAGAAAGCTGGGGTGGAAGGTTTGTTCTCTGCACATGATCTTGAAGGGTCCTATGCATCGTTGATCTGAGATCTTGGGTTCGGGCTCACGGACGACTGTAAGAGCCGGGTATATTTGGGGAGGGGGCTGAGAAAAGATGAAGTGGAATAATTCAACTTCACAAGGTTGATAGGAAGAAGATTACTGTATAATCTTTTGGAAGCGGGATTGCAGAATGATGCGCATGGTCAGCGTCTTCATCTGGGGCATGTCCAAACATGTTATGGGTTTCGATTATCAAAGTACAATGTTGGGTATTCACCAGGCCCGAAGCCTGGATGCCACTACGAGAAAAAAGTATACACAATGCCTCCATCATGAGATCTGATGATATGACAATCTCTTCCCCTTGCTCCTAGACTTCCCAAACTGCCCTACTCTATCCTCCGAGCCGCAGAAACGTTCGGCACGCCCGTCCCCTCAACGACTTTGGCACCCACAACCTCATAGATGGGCATCTCAGCCAGGAACTTGGCAACGTGATGCAGCGTCGGCAGCTTCTCCCAGTCGAGACCGTCCATCTTGACCGAGACGTCCGCCGCAGACGCCCTAGACACGGCGTGTACCGTGGCGGGGACGTCCTTGGCCTCCTCCTCGTGCGGCACCACGCACGCGTACTCGGCGTCGGCCTTGCCCGGCTGCCCGACCGAGGGGATATACCGGTACGTCAGGATCCCGTAGTCCGCCTCGCCGCCGATGGTGCCGTGCTCCGTCTCGGGCTCGTCGCGGCGCAGGTTCTTGAGCGAGATGTCGGCAAAGGTGGCGCCCCGCCACGAGGCACGGACGCGCGCTGCCGTGGCGTGGTGCTCGAGGTCAATGTCGCAGAACAGCTTCGGCATGCCGAGCTCCTCGCGGCCCGATACGATGGGATCCGTCAGGGACTCGAACAAGACAGACAGGTGGGTGCCGCTGATGGCGGTGCTGTCGCGCTTGACGTACTCGATGCCGTGGATGTACAGACCCAGATGGTTgtagccgccgccgccgagccAGGACATGTTGTTGAGCTGGGTGACGGAGAGCGAGGCGGCGCAGACGGTGCCCGGTTCCTTGAAGCGGAACGAGTCCGTGGGGAGGATGGTCTCGAGTAGCGTGCGCGACGTGAGGAACTTGACCGACATTGTCTTGAAGGTGCGCTCGAGCTCGGACGGCTGCCGGCGGCCGAAGAAGTCCTGTCGGGGGCCCGGGAAGGGACCGAAGCCGATGGGCATGCGCCAGTACATGTCCTGCTTCTTGGACCAGAGGTACTTGTTGAAGATCTTTGTCGCGTGGTCGTGCTCGTCGTGGCCAAAGTTGTAGTTTGTGTAGTTCATCACTGTTTTTCGTCGTGTTAGTTGATTTGCCAGGGggtgtatgtgtgtgtgagagagGGGGGGCTTTCACGAACTTTTGATGGCGGGTGGTTGGCCTGGTATTCTGTCCTTGCCGGCTTGACGAGAGAACTCTTGGATCTTGTGCGCGCGCTCCATGCGGATCTTTTCGTACAGACGTAAACGCTCAGGGACTTCGTCGGGCGATGTGCCCTTGGGTAGAACGACTGCTAACGCTGCTCCGTCTTCCATAGCCTGGCCTGCGCCTTGCCCCTGATCTACGGCTCTGTTAGTATCTTGAGGTGGAACGTCTCGGTAAGACGAGACTTACGAGGTGTGAAAGGGTGCGCGGCGTCACCCAAAAGGGCGAGCTTGCCATTCACCCACGTCGGCATAGCCTCCATATCCAACAACTGCCATACATTGACTTCATCGGGATTAACCTTCTTTATCAGCTGCAACACAGCAGGATCAAAGTCCTTGTAAACCTTGAGTAGTTGTTCGATGGAGCCCTTCTTGTTCCATTCTAATGCTTCATCAGTCTTGTTGCTGTACGATGGGGGGTGAAAGAGACTTACCGTCGCTTGCGTTTGCCTGAGACTCGGTATCCGGGTGAATGCAAACAAAGTTGAGGAGCTGGTTATTGTTGCACGGGTAAATCACAATACGCCTGTCCGTACCAAACCAAATTCCCAGTGAGTTCTCCCTGTCGACCAAAGGCGCAGTGACGGGGTCCtcgagggcggcggcgcgggGGATGAGGAAGCGGAACGCCGCCTTGCCGGAGCGGAACAGCTTGTAGTCGGTGCCAGTTACAAATTTCCTGACCTTGGACTATTTGGAGAATGTCAGTATCGCCAGCCTTACTACACCTCCGCTCCTTCGTTAACCTACGTAAATACCATCGGCACCAAGAATGACATCTGCCTGAACGGTCGTCCCGTCTTCCAGCGACAGCTCGCCCTTCTCGGGGTCCGCGCCGACAACCTTGGACGCGACATGAAGCTTGGCCGGCGTGGTGACCTCTCCGTCCTCAGCCGTGGCGACGTTGCGGATCTCGTTGTGGAGGTAGGCGCGGTGGACGAGCTGCCAGGGGTGCTGCCATTGACCCTGGGACTTTGTAATGTCGACGTCGAAGCCGCCTTGGTTGTTCAGGTCCCTCTCCTTGAAGTGGTGTGAAGGGTTGGCGCCGAACGTCTCGGCGTAGATGCCCCATCTCCGCAGGAGACCGTTGGAGTTAGGGGCCAGATGTACGGCGGCACCGGTCTCGTTGGCGAGTCTCGACTGTTCGTAAAGCTACGGTTGAAAGCGTGAGTACGATGGGCAGCACGAATGGGGCAATGGGGCGAGTGTGATGAGGCTACGGGTGGGGGGCATCTTACGTCAACTTGGTGACCTTGCCGGCGTAGTGCGATGGCTGTGCTTAAACCACCAATGCCGGCGCCTACAATGGCAATCTTGAGAGGCCGGGGATATTCGTGGACCATGGGACTCGAGTACACGCCATTAGGGCGCTGAGGCTCTCCGTTGACCAACATGGTGCCAAACTGGACGTGTGTGCAGAAGGGAAAAGAGGGTGCGTTGTTCTGTGGTCAGATTGTGAAACAAAGACCTTTACTTGACTCTCGCAGTTGTTTGTGGACGAGGAATTGTTTAAGGGGAATGTCAGAGCTGCGAGTAATGTGGATGGGAAAGTGTGAGACCGAAGCGCCGAGATGTGAAGAAAAAAGGGCCGCAACCATGTGTtatgagaaaaaaaaaagaagacgagATATAACCGATGTTTGACGGGGGAACGAATAAGACCGTACGACTTACACTCCCCGTCATCTCAAACGCTTCCCGCCCCGGACTTCGACGCTACGCCACCGCGTCGATCGTTCGGTCTGCTGGGCTTCGACAGCTCGGCCCCTCCCTCCCTTGTCTCCATTGCAACCACCATCAAAACTGCCAACGCAACCCCGGACTTTTTGCAATCGCCGAGCTCTCACAGGGCAAGAATTGGAGGGAGCTAGTGAAAGTCATCATGCCCCCTTCCTCATCAGAACAAAAGCCATACCGAAAGAGGGTGACCACTGGCTGGGCAGATTGCTCCCCCGCATTTTCTGCCGACGGGCGGAAGGCCGGAACCATGGCGGGGGAGGGGACGTGTTATACGCGGGACGTCGTTTAGCCTCATCATCCATACTATGCGATCACCTAGTAACCCTGTTCCTCACAGCTGTGCCCATCTGTCATGAGAGAAGCAGAAAACAATCGTCCCGAATAAACTCTTTTGAAAGTACTTGAGACTAATCGAACAGCTGAGCTTATGCACAAAGGTCTCAGCGGTAAGCCTCCTTCGAGTAGTCCCCCCTCCGCCCATTCACAGGAACTTGCAAGGGGAAGGTGACAACGGCCGTTATTCAAAAGGTTGTAATAAACATTTTCAGCGTCGAACTGGAAACCGAATGGTTTGTCGTACAGACAGACTTTCTCGGTAAGGATGTGTCGGGGAGTGTTTGCGGTCA from the Colletotrichum lupini chromosome 3, complete sequence genome contains:
- a CDS encoding cupin, translated to MASHASPTDLRRPHRFITDHDPSTGKAIFNTTIAPEIPQQTVGGGAKFYLGYTTEQTPVPLAQNADVTAYARRLSDPPGIVIPGGSVVRIVDMAPGSLSPMHRTVSLDYGVVLEGEIDLVLDSGETRRMRRGDVSVQRGTMHAWKNVSETEWGRMLYVLQEAEPLEVGGEVLKEDYGVGMGDVKPSSSK
- a CDS encoding ABC transporter transmembrane region, giving the protein MHNIETGTVPSDALPPVATGVLDDKKDAVHSTSSKDDAPTPETKIKPEREPTFKDYLRVFTYATKWDIFAYFAAGIASIAAGTTLPLMNIIFGQLVNQFNGFTSGDGSVSPDDFKRIADKQALYLFILFLARFALNYVNKFAFRMIGIRLSSAIRLHYLQRLFGQTIHVLDSMPAGAAAGTITSTANTLQIGISEKLGVFLEFNGTIWTAIIVAFTYNWSLTLVTASVILFILLVLGVLLPFIIEGHSQVTRAEGKASAVASEAFSSIRMVAACGAEDRIAARYARWVNVARQRGQATAPLMALQFGMIFFALFGTFGLAFWYGTHSWVDGRVDNVGEVIIVLMSVMLTVMSLERISTPLLAISKAMVAACEFLTVIDAPRPKTGELKEPEVSANQNIEFKGVTFAYPSRPHVKVLDDLDLTIEAGKVTAIVGPSGSGKSTIVGLIERWYTLQDQYIIAKTIEKDKVKDAQKKKKKKSKKNGADESDDEEKPEPEETGPSVELKGSVSTSGHALDDIDLKWWRSQIGLVQQEPFLFNDTIFKNVAYGLIGSQWEDESEDKKRALVKEACQESFADEFIDRLPDGYDTFVGDSGAKLSGGQRQRIAIARSIVRKPKIVILDEATSAIDVRGERIVQAALDKVSQNRTTITISHRLSTIKKADRIIVLKKGKVVEQGTHESLLEDDEGVYYGLVHAQQLSLGDQTEASDDDNPKEEDLGEYLGREKSAAMSEASGTRQKSEAVNRNLFQSFGRLLYEQRSRWYLCILTVVFAACAAAGTPLQAYLFAKVIVVFNPLNSPDKIRSDSNFWSLMWAVLAIGIGLSYFFMGFVATHLAAIICAVYRQQYFEAILFQKTSFYDEEENAHGSLTARVAGDPKQLEELLGLNMAMVYTAIFNVIGAISIAFAFGWKLALVALCVTMPIGLISGYLRFKYEIEFDKMNAAVFAESSKFAAESIGAFRTVSALTLEDMTCLRYENLLKGHVSHAFKKARWTSAVFGFSDSVSMACQALIFWYGSRLLASGEYQAQGFFVCFMAVIQGAEAAGQGLSFGPNAAQVTGASNRIINMRESRNQDLIPATERIPDSEGGVQIELRDVHFKYPTRDVSVFKGLNLTIEKGQFAALVGASGCGKTSIVSLMERFYDVQKGAILCNGKNINDINVYEYRKQLSLVAQEATLFQGTLRENILLGVEDDTVTDEQLHQVCRDASIHEFIASLPEGYNTDIGSKGVSLSGGQKQRVAIARALIRNPNILLLDEATSSLDSESEKLVQAAFERAGKGRTMVVVAHRLATVQNADVIFVLGEGKLLEKGSHNELLKKKGVYWHMCHSQALDR